One genomic segment of Pelagerythrobacter marensis includes these proteins:
- a CDS encoding CaiB/BaiF CoA transferase family protein: MLPLEGITVIDLTSVVAGPLATQIMAQQGARIWKVEPFEGDRARLLGAVATPGFSSAHVALNADKQSIALDLTRDEGREVLRRLIPQADILIHNFRPGVMERLELGSAALQDLRPELVTVRISGFGQNGPMADARAYDPIVQAESGMVSWGEDGPTLMPQWICDKNAGLYAAQAATAALVARGRTGKGAQVDVSMLEAAIAYGWIDLHGDLAFPESESRMPDIASVYRPWQTADGWIVVVMLSQAEFEGWAGAIDAPDLLADPRYADMTKRFLNWNDLRAFSAPRIAALSTSEAVARLVDAGVPCGVVNRSAALPDHPQVVHDDFVVLTDHPQAGAVRRTRPVARFDGKRSGLDDHAPRVGEHSRSVLAAAGFEPEEIEAALATGAARAPQEIH; this comes from the coding sequence ATGCTGCCCCTTGAAGGCATCACGGTAATCGATCTCACCAGCGTTGTCGCCGGTCCGCTTGCCACGCAGATCATGGCGCAGCAGGGGGCCCGGATCTGGAAAGTCGAACCGTTCGAAGGGGACCGCGCACGCCTGCTGGGTGCAGTCGCGACGCCGGGTTTCAGTTCCGCTCATGTCGCGCTCAATGCGGACAAGCAGTCAATCGCGCTCGATCTGACGCGCGACGAAGGGCGCGAAGTGCTCCGGCGGCTCATCCCCCAGGCCGATATTCTGATTCATAACTTTCGGCCCGGCGTGATGGAGCGCCTGGAACTGGGCTCCGCCGCGCTGCAAGACTTGCGACCGGAACTGGTGACCGTGCGCATCAGCGGCTTCGGCCAGAACGGCCCGATGGCGGATGCGCGTGCCTATGACCCCATCGTCCAGGCCGAATCGGGCATGGTTTCGTGGGGCGAAGATGGGCCGACGCTGATGCCGCAGTGGATCTGCGACAAGAACGCCGGGCTCTATGCCGCGCAGGCCGCCACAGCAGCGCTGGTCGCGCGGGGGCGGACCGGCAAGGGCGCGCAGGTCGACGTGTCGATGCTCGAAGCCGCGATCGCTTACGGTTGGATCGACCTTCACGGCGATCTTGCCTTCCCGGAAAGCGAGTCGCGCATGCCGGACATCGCATCGGTCTATCGTCCGTGGCAGACTGCCGACGGCTGGATCGTCGTGGTCATGCTGTCGCAGGCCGAATTCGAAGGCTGGGCGGGCGCGATAGATGCACCCGACCTGCTGGCCGATCCGCGCTATGCCGACATGACGAAACGCTTCCTCAACTGGAACGATCTGCGGGCGTTTTCCGCACCGCGCATCGCGGCGCTTTCGACGTCGGAGGCCGTGGCCCGGCTGGTCGATGCAGGGGTGCCCTGCGGGGTCGTCAATCGCTCGGCGGCGCTGCCCGATCATCCCCAGGTCGTCCACGACGATTTCGTCGTCCTGACCGATCACCCGCAAGCCGGCGCGGTCCGCCGCACCCGCCCCGTCGCGCGCTTCGATGGGAAGCGGTCCGGGCTGGACGACCATGCCCCCCGTGTCGGTGAACATAGCCGCTCGGTGCTCGCAGCCGCGGGGTTCGAGCCCGAAGAGATTGAAGCAGCCCTTGCAACCGGTGCCGCTCGCGCGCCGCAGGAGATTCACTGA
- a CDS encoding PaaX family transcriptional regulator C-terminal domain-containing protein: MADGNAMSARMLILDLLDTGDPPSFSASDLVRAGAAFGIEAPGIRTALTRLKSEGRVQSLTRGRYIIGASAEPLKQRILGWRTRLDRRQAWAGDWLLAIAGPQERADRTAWRRTLRALELEGFAEAEVNIWARPANLADGADGIRRRLIDLEAATSLFVVEARALDETRRERFPALWDAASLLASHQQLTAQLEDSAANIETTDLPAAAAETLLLGRQAIRAIMRDPLLPEELCPSHALTDLIGAMIRYDRLGKRIWKRYLAD, encoded by the coding sequence ATGGCCGACGGCAATGCGATGAGCGCGCGGATGTTGATCCTCGACCTGCTCGACACCGGCGATCCGCCCAGTTTTTCAGCAAGCGATCTTGTTCGCGCGGGCGCCGCGTTCGGCATCGAAGCGCCCGGGATTCGCACTGCCCTCACGCGCCTGAAATCCGAAGGGCGGGTGCAGTCGCTGACCCGCGGACGATATATAATCGGCGCAAGCGCCGAGCCGTTGAAGCAGCGCATACTCGGCTGGCGAACCCGGCTGGATCGTCGCCAGGCCTGGGCCGGCGACTGGCTGCTGGCCATCGCAGGGCCGCAGGAACGCGCCGACCGCACCGCCTGGCGTCGCACGCTGCGCGCCCTCGAACTGGAAGGCTTTGCGGAGGCGGAGGTCAACATCTGGGCGCGCCCCGCCAATCTGGCCGACGGGGCCGACGGCATACGCCGCCGGCTGATCGACCTCGAAGCGGCAACGTCGCTGTTCGTCGTCGAAGCGCGCGCGCTGGATGAAACCCGCCGGGAACGTTTCCCGGCCCTGTGGGACGCCGCAAGCCTGCTCGCCTCGCACCAGCAGCTGACCGCTCAGCTGGAAGATAGCGCGGCCAATATCGAAACGACCGACCTGCCGGCCGCTGCTGCGGAAACCCTGTTGCTGGGCCGCCAGGCCATCCGCGCAATCATGCGCGACCCCCTGCTGCCCGAAGAGCTGTGCCCCAGCCATGCGCTGACCGATCTGATCGGGGCAATGATCCGGTACGATCGCCTGGGGAAGCGGATATGGAAACGGTATCTGGCGGACTAG